From a region of the Brevibacterium siliguriense genome:
- a CDS encoding nucleoside/nucleotide kinase family protein, with translation MALDGVDGAGKTTIARELVDLAEENAGNSWTAPARPVASVGIDGFHHPRAVRHADGTGPETFYRSSYDYNAFLESVVGPFRRGEAIIPSSWDVDADLPVESQPRILPSDCVLLVEGIFLHRPELVDLWDASVWIEVPFEVSVPRGNERFPGRFDADPEDRSNRRYVGGQRLYFAEASPCEKATWVLDNRDLERPALVHRI, from the coding sequence GTGGCATTGGACGGAGTAGACGGAGCCGGGAAGACGACGATCGCCCGGGAACTCGTCGACCTCGCCGAGGAGAACGCGGGGAATTCTTGGACGGCTCCTGCTCGTCCCGTCGCGTCGGTCGGCATCGACGGCTTCCATCATCCGCGGGCCGTTCGTCATGCCGACGGAACCGGGCCGGAGACGTTCTACCGGAGCTCCTACGACTACAACGCATTCCTCGAGTCGGTAGTCGGACCCTTCCGCCGAGGCGAGGCGATCATTCCCTCGTCATGGGACGTCGATGCGGACCTGCCGGTTGAGTCGCAGCCTCGGATCTTGCCGAGCGACTGTGTTCTCCTGGTCGAGGGGATCTTCCTCCACCGACCAGAACTCGTCGATCTCTGGGATGCGAGCGTGTGGATCGAAGTCCCATTCGAGGTCTCGGTCCCGCGCGGAAACGAGCGGTTTCCCGGACGCTTCGATGCCGATCCGGAGGATCGGTCGAACCGCCGATATGTCGGCGGTCAGCGTCTCTACTTCGCCGAGGCGTCTCCGTGTGAGAAAGCCACGTGGGTGCTCGACAATCGCGACCTGGAGCGGCCAGCCCTGGTCCACCGGATCTGA
- a CDS encoding TenA family protein: MSTIDNSSIIVDSGGAVAELLRSTERRWVRAVNHRFVRELFAGTVHDTVMRDYLIQDYQFFESFLSMLGACVAYADELDAKLRFARQLGMLVADEDTYFVDSFAELGVDPADYLRPELAAPTVGFRDLMDDSVASASYPQLLIVLVVAEWLYLDWAESREEVPQRAVHRAWIDLHRGDAFRGWVQFLVDELERVFPRDGDQGSDAEALARSWKHAVDLECAFFDHVYDS; this comes from the coding sequence TTGAGCACCATCGACAATTCCTCGATCATCGTTGACAGCGGCGGAGCGGTGGCCGAACTGCTCCGTTCGACGGAGCGGCGATGGGTGAGGGCCGTCAACCACCGGTTCGTCCGAGAGCTTTTCGCCGGCACCGTCCACGACACGGTGATGCGCGACTATCTCATCCAGGACTACCAGTTCTTCGAGTCGTTCCTGTCCATGCTCGGCGCCTGCGTGGCCTATGCCGATGAGCTCGACGCAAAGCTTCGATTCGCCCGCCAACTGGGCATGCTCGTCGCCGACGAGGACACGTATTTCGTCGACTCCTTCGCCGAGCTGGGCGTCGATCCCGCCGATTACCTCCGACCTGAACTCGCCGCACCGACAGTGGGCTTCCGCGATCTCATGGACGACTCCGTCGCCTCGGCGTCGTATCCACAGCTGCTCATCGTCCTCGTTGTCGCCGAGTGGCTCTACCTCGATTGGGCCGAATCCCGGGAGGAAGTACCGCAGCGAGCGGTTCACCGAGCATGGATCGACCTCCACCGCGGCGATGCCTTTCGCGGCTGGGTGCAGTTCCTCGTCGACGAGCTCGAGCGGGTGTTCCCAAGAGACGGCGATCAGGGCTCAGATGCCGAGGCTCTCGCCCGCAGCTGGAAGCATGCCGTCGATCTCGAATGTGCCTTCTTCGACCACGTGTACGACAGCTGA
- a CDS encoding phytoene desaturase family protein, translating to MSTGVDAVVVGSGPNGMAAAVTLARAGLSVEVFEAQPTAGGGARTLDLGLAPGITHDICSAVHPLAIASPFFVDFDLRARGMELTTPEISYAQPLDGKPAALAFHDLDETVDRLGEAGPEWRRFFAPLLDRVDDAIWLSLGDKRSVPETLRDVPGIANVVKFGLRLLSQASPAWNIPLSHESTQALFTGVAAHAIGGLPAMGTAATATMLSTVAHAGGWPSPIGGSQAIIDHLVADLEAHGGKVTTNARVDHVSDMPKARAYLLDTSALNAAQIFSGLLPAHVDKSLRRFKHGNAAAKVDFVLDGPVPWSDPDVGRAGTIHVGGSRAQMAAAEAQVMNGRMPADPVCLVSDPTVFDPSREVNGLRPLWTYAHVPFDCPLDPTEYITRQIERFAPGFRDRIVAHNAIPAAEMAGHNQNYIGGDIATGIVSFYRMMARPRTSWDNYSLGVPGAFLCSAATPPAPGVHGMNGWFAARRALKTRFGIDEAPSLAPGD from the coding sequence ATGAGCACAGGTGTTGATGCAGTCGTCGTCGGATCCGGCCCCAACGGCATGGCAGCCGCGGTCACCTTGGCCCGCGCCGGGCTCTCCGTCGAGGTGTTCGAAGCTCAGCCGACCGCCGGCGGCGGTGCCCGCACCCTCGACCTCGGTCTGGCACCCGGCATCACTCATGACATCTGCTCGGCGGTCCATCCGCTGGCCATCGCCAGTCCGTTCTTCGTCGACTTCGACCTGCGCGCCCGCGGCATGGAGCTGACCACTCCCGAGATCTCCTACGCTCAACCCCTCGACGGGAAACCGGCCGCGCTGGCCTTCCACGATCTCGATGAAACGGTCGACCGCCTCGGCGAGGCAGGACCCGAATGGCGACGATTCTTCGCCCCGTTGCTCGACCGTGTCGACGACGCGATCTGGCTCTCCCTCGGCGACAAACGTTCGGTGCCGGAGACCCTCCGCGATGTTCCCGGTATTGCGAACGTCGTGAAATTCGGGCTGCGCCTGCTCAGTCAGGCCAGCCCCGCATGGAACATTCCGCTCTCCCACGAATCGACCCAGGCCCTGTTCACCGGGGTCGCCGCGCACGCGATCGGCGGGCTGCCGGCGATGGGCACGGCCGCCACTGCCACAATGCTCTCCACGGTCGCCCACGCCGGCGGCTGGCCCTCCCCGATCGGCGGGTCGCAGGCGATCATCGACCACCTCGTCGCCGATCTCGAAGCCCACGGCGGGAAGGTCACCACGAACGCCCGTGTCGACCATGTCTCGGACATGCCCAAGGCCCGCGCCTACCTGCTCGACACCTCGGCGCTGAATGCGGCGCAGATCTTCTCCGGCCTGCTGCCCGCGCACGTCGACAAGAGTCTGCGGAGGTTCAAGCACGGCAATGCCGCCGCCAAGGTCGACTTCGTCCTCGACGGCCCAGTCCCCTGGTCCGACCCCGATGTCGGACGTGCCGGAACCATCCACGTGGGCGGTTCCCGGGCGCAGATGGCCGCCGCCGAGGCGCAGGTGATGAATGGGCGCATGCCCGCAGACCCCGTGTGCCTCGTTTCCGATCCGACCGTCTTCGATCCCTCCCGAGAGGTGAACGGACTGCGACCGCTGTGGACGTACGCGCATGTGCCCTTCGACTGCCCTCTCGACCCGACCGAATACATCACGAGGCAGATCGAACGATTCGCCCCAGGATTCCGCGACCGCATCGTCGCCCACAATGCGATCCCCGCCGCCGAGATGGCCGGACACAACCAGAACTACATCGGCGGAGACATCGCCACCGGCATCGTGTCCTTCTACCGGATGATGGCCCGTCCGCGCACCAGCTGGGACAACTACAGCCTCGGCGTTCCCGGCGCGTTCCTGTGCTCGGCGGCGACCCCGCCTGCCCCGGGCGTACACGGCATGAACGGCTGGTTCGCCGCCCGCCGGGCTCTCAAGACCCGCTTTGGCATCGACGAGGCACCCAGTCTGGCTCCGGGCGACTGA
- a CDS encoding DMT family transporter, with translation MSQTPTPAAIPSVLAGALCLSASAIIVKLAEVDAATTAVLRCAIAIVPLIPLALAERQRHESLSTSGVLWSLAAGIALGIDYSAWTASIYLAGAGVSTVLINVQVIVLPLLALIIDRERMERRFLIALPIMIIGIILVSGVGLSEIGIGPSTSAAGQGRLGGVLLGLFAGIGYGTYLFLSRKATRTQSDLALQPLTWATAAAAATSTIIALFSQGLSVSDIRGRSWVLLIVLALVGQVAAWLLIHHGSGRLPAEVTASLLLFQPVLALALSAVVLGERFGFGQIFGAAAVVGGVAVSSGLVRRHGARPEGP, from the coding sequence ATGAGTCAGACACCAACCCCCGCAGCCATCCCCTCGGTGCTCGCCGGAGCGCTGTGCCTGTCTGCGTCCGCGATCATCGTCAAGCTTGCCGAAGTCGACGCGGCGACCACTGCGGTGCTTCGCTGCGCCATCGCCATTGTGCCCCTCATCCCACTTGCGCTCGCCGAAAGGCAGCGACATGAGAGCCTGAGCACGAGTGGTGTCCTGTGGTCGCTTGCGGCGGGCATTGCGCTCGGCATCGACTACAGCGCGTGGACCGCATCGATCTACCTCGCCGGAGCGGGAGTCTCTACGGTGCTCATCAACGTCCAGGTCATCGTCCTGCCGCTGCTCGCTCTCATCATCGATCGTGAGCGTATGGAGCGGAGATTTCTGATTGCACTGCCGATCATGATCATCGGCATCATCCTCGTCAGCGGTGTGGGCCTCAGCGAAATCGGAATCGGACCGAGCACATCGGCGGCAGGGCAGGGCCGCCTCGGCGGGGTTCTTCTCGGGCTGTTCGCCGGAATCGGATACGGAACGTACCTCTTCCTCAGCCGCAAAGCCACACGGACGCAGTCGGATCTCGCGCTCCAGCCGCTGACGTGGGCGACGGCGGCGGCCGCGGCCACCTCGACGATCATCGCCCTCTTCTCACAGGGACTTTCGGTCTCGGATATCCGCGGGCGTTCGTGGGTTCTGCTGATCGTGCTCGCGCTCGTCGGACAAGTCGCGGCGTGGCTGCTCATCCATCACGGAAGCGGTCGGCTGCCTGCCGAAGTCACGGCTAGCCTGTTGCTTTTTCAGCCGGTGCTCGCGCTCGCTCTCTCGGCGGTGGTGCTCGGGGAACGGTTCGGTTTCGGACAGATCTTCGGAGCAGCCGCCGTCGTCGGTGGGGTCGCGGTCTCGAGCGGGCTCGTGCGCAGGCATGGTGCTCGACCGGAGGGGCCGTAG
- a CDS encoding LysR family transcriptional regulator, translating to MRLEWSRLRILDAVARTGSVNQAAVLLHLTGPAVSQQLRRIEREAGTRVVVADGRGLRLTDAGRTLADYARQVTELMQRAENDLQHNEVTGTVKIGAIASSIRDLLTPRLGQLGNAHPDIAVSIEDGETDDHLQRLADGHLDIVLAESWTNAPLTLPTGVVSTELTRQTAYVAAPSDHWAVAVTEVHIADLAAETWSTCARDSRDHEALVQVGRSHGAELSIRHFVADPLTQLSLVAGGLALACLAYSTAPADTDAVIFRRLAPTTERTILLLTDDRVPARAVETVRDALLAG from the coding sequence ATGAGACTCGAATGGTCACGGCTGCGGATCCTCGACGCCGTGGCGAGAACCGGATCGGTCAATCAGGCTGCCGTACTGCTCCATCTCACTGGACCCGCCGTCTCCCAGCAGCTGCGCCGCATCGAACGGGAAGCCGGAACCCGCGTGGTCGTGGCCGATGGGCGCGGCCTTCGCCTCACCGATGCCGGCCGCACTCTTGCTGACTACGCCCGGCAGGTCACCGAGCTCATGCAGCGCGCCGAGAACGATCTCCAACACAACGAGGTCACGGGGACTGTCAAGATTGGTGCGATCGCCTCGAGCATCCGCGACCTGCTCACCCCTCGTCTCGGACAGTTGGGCAACGCTCATCCGGACATCGCCGTGTCGATCGAGGACGGCGAGACCGATGACCACCTGCAGCGCCTGGCCGACGGGCACCTCGACATCGTCCTCGCCGAATCGTGGACGAACGCACCGCTGACTCTGCCTACAGGAGTGGTCTCGACCGAGCTGACAAGGCAGACCGCCTATGTGGCCGCGCCGAGCGATCACTGGGCCGTCGCGGTGACGGAGGTCCACATCGCGGATCTTGCTGCCGAAACGTGGTCGACGTGCGCGCGCGATTCTCGCGACCACGAGGCACTAGTCCAGGTTGGCCGATCCCACGGAGCCGAACTCTCCATCCGGCATTTCGTCGCCGATCCCCTCACTCAGCTCAGCCTTGTGGCCGGCGGCCTCGCTCTCGCGTGTCTGGCGTATTCGACTGCTCCGGCCGATACCGACGCGGTCATCTTCCGCAGGCTCGCTCCGACAACCGAGCGCACTATTCTGCTGCTCACTGACGACCGGGTGCCCGCTCGTGCCGTCGAAACCGTCCGAGACGCGCTGCTCGCTGGCTGA
- a CDS encoding EamA family transporter — translation MSFKHCLLAASVAVMWGLNFLAIDFSLAQFPPFFLVALRFALLAVPALLFVPKPDVKARWIIGYGLGFGLLQFLFLYWAMAAGMPAGLASLVLQASGPFTVLLGMTFLRERVRGSQMAFLLVAMAGLAVVGWQRFDSNASFLPFLLTLAGAFGWAIGNICNRQAHTTEPIKLTMWMSLVPPVPMLALSLAVEGPEKVGASISGLTTPTGLLAIAGLIYTVVVATIIGSGVWSWLMSRNPAGIVAPFSMLVPVVGMSAAFVFLGERVTVGELCGAVLVIIGVLGAGLKAAKGARILAAAEVAVPVSAQAEDSDAGGSIRAS, via the coding sequence ATGTCGTTCAAGCACTGTCTGCTCGCCGCCTCGGTGGCGGTGATGTGGGGACTGAATTTCCTCGCCATCGATTTCTCCCTGGCCCAGTTCCCGCCCTTCTTCCTCGTGGCTCTGCGCTTCGCCCTGCTTGCGGTTCCCGCGCTGCTCTTCGTCCCGAAGCCCGACGTCAAAGCGCGGTGGATCATCGGCTACGGACTCGGCTTCGGACTGCTGCAGTTCCTTTTCCTCTACTGGGCGATGGCCGCCGGCATGCCTGCGGGACTCGCGTCCCTCGTCCTCCAAGCCTCCGGGCCTTTTACAGTGCTGCTGGGCATGACGTTCCTGCGCGAGAGGGTCCGCGGTTCGCAGATGGCCTTTCTGCTCGTCGCGATGGCAGGACTCGCCGTCGTCGGATGGCAGCGCTTCGACTCGAACGCGAGCTTCCTGCCCTTCCTCCTCACCCTCGCCGGGGCTTTCGGCTGGGCGATCGGCAATATCTGCAACCGGCAGGCCCACACCACCGAGCCGATCAAGCTGACGATGTGGATGTCGCTCGTCCCGCCCGTGCCGATGCTCGCCCTCTCCCTTGCGGTCGAAGGACCTGAGAAGGTCGGCGCATCGATTTCGGGACTGACCACACCGACAGGGCTGCTCGCGATCGCGGGGCTGATCTATACAGTGGTCGTCGCGACGATCATCGGGTCGGGCGTGTGGTCGTGGCTGATGTCGCGCAACCCCGCCGGAATCGTCGCCCCCTTCTCGATGCTCGTGCCCGTCGTCGGAATGAGCGCGGCGTTCGTCTTCCTCGGCGAGCGGGTCACCGTCGGCGAGCTGTGCGGGGCCGTCCTTGTCATCATCGGGGTCCTCGGCGCGGGTCTCAAAGCCGCGAAGGGGGCACGGATCCTCGCCGCCGCCGAGGTGGCCGTGCCCGTGAGCGCACAAGCGGAGGATTCCGACGCAGGCGGTTCCATCAGGGCCAGTTGA
- a CDS encoding LysR family transcriptional regulator translates to MVIDPKHLELLRLFDEYGSVTAVADVTHRSPSAVSQQLRQAGSEIGHALVEPAGRGLTLTAAGRLLAHGGRDVARTLARVQAQWEGHLGEAVGEITLAGLPSALTHLLPDALRRLREDHPHIDLRMDDVDLAEHEFAGLTRDVDIVVAHSLVAERPLGTDGLTVVPLAREPIDVALAIGHRLADRAELTPDDVVDCRWVGVPRGYPFDTILTSIEHLTGRDLDVVQRIRDNRLIEAIVASSDQVALLPRFTTPRDAGLSLVPLTGVTTTRWIVAVMRPDTAERVAVRAVISALSRVDAAAD, encoded by the coding sequence ATGGTCATCGATCCGAAACATCTCGAGCTGCTGCGCCTGTTCGACGAATACGGCAGCGTCACCGCCGTCGCCGATGTCACCCATCGCTCCCCGTCGGCCGTCTCTCAGCAGCTGAGGCAGGCCGGCAGCGAGATCGGCCATGCTCTCGTCGAACCCGCCGGTCGCGGACTCACGCTCACGGCTGCGGGACGACTGCTCGCCCACGGTGGTCGGGACGTGGCCCGCACGCTCGCCCGGGTGCAGGCCCAATGGGAGGGCCACCTCGGCGAAGCTGTCGGAGAGATCACCCTGGCCGGGCTGCCAAGCGCGCTCACCCACCTCCTCCCCGATGCGCTGCGCAGGCTGCGGGAGGACCACCCGCACATCGATCTGCGCATGGACGATGTCGACCTCGCCGAGCACGAATTCGCGGGGCTGACCCGAGATGTCGATATCGTCGTCGCACACAGCCTCGTCGCCGAACGCCCCCTGGGCACCGACGGACTCACCGTCGTCCCGCTCGCCCGCGAACCCATCGACGTGGCCCTCGCCATCGGCCATCGGCTTGCCGATCGCGCCGAACTGACCCCGGACGATGTCGTCGATTGTCGCTGGGTGGGAGTGCCCCGCGGATACCCCTTCGACACGATCCTCACCTCGATCGAGCATCTCACCGGTCGCGACCTCGACGTCGTCCAACGCATCCGAGACAACCGGCTCATCGAAGCGATCGTCGCCTCCTCGGACCAGGTCGCGCTCCTTCCCCGGTTCACGACGCCGCGCGATGCGGGACTGTCACTGGTGCCGCTGACGGGGGTGACGACGACACGCTGGATCGTGGCGGTGATGCGTCCGGACACGGCCGAACGTGTCGCGGTGCGCGCTGTGATCAGCGCGCTCAGCCGGGTCGACGCCGCCGCAGATTAG
- a CDS encoding DUF3073 domain-containing protein, producing the protein MGRGRAKAKQIKVARKLKYYSPDTDLNRLQQELGADAHKSGPSDPYDDEPDYSAYADKYNVDDDDEYEN; encoded by the coding sequence GTGGGTCGCGGCCGCGCAAAGGCAAAGCAGATCAAGGTAGCTCGGAAGCTGAAGTACTACAGCCCGGATACCGACCTTAATAGACTCCAGCAGGAGCTGGGCGCCGACGCGCACAAGTCTGGTCCGTCCGATCCGTACGACGATGAACCCGACTACTCGGCGTACGCCGACAAGTACAACGTCGACGATGACGACGAGTACGAGAACTGA
- the purM gene encoding phosphoribosylformylglycinamidine cyclo-ligase, translated as MSSEANPKSTTYAAAGVDVEAGDRAVELMKAAVSATHNSSVVGGMGGFAGLFDVSVLKDFERPLLASSTDGVGTKVAIAQAMDKHDTIGFDLVGMVVDDIIVCGARPLFMTDYIACGKVVAERIADIVRGIADACASAGVALVGGETAEHPGLLGVDEYDVAGAATGVVEASKLLGPDKVRAGDVLIGLPSSGIHSNGYSLVRHIITEAGWGLDQQVEEFGRTLGEELLVPTHVYTGELAALFDALPDAVHSVSHVTGGGLSANVARVLPQGLVGTMSRASWEIPAVFSVLGDLGGVPQDDRERTWNLGVGMVLVVDRDAVDGVLAASPGAWVLGEVAADDGSLATDPYYVQGAKGVDGGAAILQ; from the coding sequence TTGAGTTCCGAAGCGAACCCGAAGTCCACCACCTATGCCGCCGCCGGCGTCGACGTCGAGGCCGGAGACCGCGCCGTCGAACTCATGAAGGCTGCCGTCTCGGCCACCCACAACTCCTCGGTCGTCGGTGGGATGGGCGGATTCGCCGGACTCTTCGACGTCTCCGTGCTCAAGGACTTCGAGCGTCCGCTGCTCGCCTCGTCGACCGACGGAGTGGGCACGAAGGTCGCCATCGCTCAGGCCATGGACAAGCACGATACTATCGGCTTCGACCTCGTCGGTATGGTCGTCGACGACATCATCGTCTGCGGTGCCCGCCCCCTGTTCATGACCGACTACATCGCCTGCGGCAAGGTCGTGGCCGAACGCATCGCCGATATCGTCCGCGGAATCGCCGATGCCTGTGCTTCAGCCGGTGTCGCACTGGTCGGAGGGGAGACCGCCGAACACCCGGGTCTGCTCGGTGTCGACGAGTACGATGTCGCCGGTGCCGCCACCGGTGTCGTCGAGGCTTCGAAGCTGCTCGGGCCCGACAAGGTCCGTGCCGGCGACGTGCTCATCGGTCTGCCGTCCTCGGGCATCCACTCCAACGGCTACTCCCTGGTCCGCCACATCATCACCGAAGCGGGGTGGGGCCTGGACCAGCAGGTCGAGGAATTCGGCCGCACCCTCGGCGAGGAGCTGCTCGTTCCCACCCATGTCTACACCGGTGAGCTCGCCGCTCTCTTCGATGCTCTGCCCGATGCCGTGCATTCGGTCTCGCACGTCACCGGCGGCGGGCTGTCGGCGAATGTGGCGCGTGTGCTTCCGCAGGGATTGGTCGGGACGATGTCGCGGGCCTCGTGGGAGATCCCGGCGGTGTTCTCCGTGCTCGGCGATCTCGGCGGAGTGCCGCAGGACGACCGGGAACGCACCTGGAACCTCGGCGTCGGCATGGTCCTCGTCGTCGACCGGGACGCGGTCGACGGTGTGCTTGCCGCAAGCCCCGGAGCCTGGGTGCTCGGCGAGGTCGCCGCCGATGACGGTTCTTTGGCCACCGATCCCTACTATGTGCAGGGTGCCAAGGGCGTCGACGGCGGCGCCGCGATCCTGCAGTAG
- the purF gene encoding amidophosphoribosyltransferase, protein MARGDGQLTHEIDPQDRGPQDECGVFGVWAPGEETAKLTYFGLYALQHRGQESAGIAASNGKQILIYRDMGLVSQVFHERDLELLQGHIAVGHTRYSTTGSPSFENAQPTLGPTPFGTVALAHNGNLTNFDALEAMADSRRDHATKVVEEATKKSARTRPFRDSSNDTSLVTELFATEEGESLTEAALSLLPHVEGAFSLVYMDEHTLYAARDRHGVRPLSLGRLENGWVVASETAALDIVGAKFVRDIEPGELIAIDEDGLRSHRFAEPNQARCVFEYVYLARPDSKLNGKNVHAARTQMGRQLAEEYPVDADLVIATPESGTPAAVGYAEASGIPFGQGLMKNAYVGRTFIQPSQTLRQLGIRLKLNPIRENIEGRRLVVVDDSIVRGNTQRALIRMLREAGAAEVHVRISSPPVKWPCFYGIDFATRAELIANGLTTNEICENLGADSLGYISLDGMIAATEQERSQLCTACFSGEYPIPVNNTPADKGC, encoded by the coding sequence GTGGCAAGAGGAGACGGGCAGCTGACGCACGAAATCGACCCCCAGGACCGCGGACCGCAGGACGAATGCGGTGTGTTCGGAGTCTGGGCCCCCGGCGAGGAAACCGCCAAACTCACCTATTTCGGGCTCTACGCCCTGCAGCACCGCGGACAGGAGTCCGCGGGGATCGCTGCCAGCAATGGCAAGCAGATCCTCATCTACCGCGACATGGGCCTGGTCTCGCAGGTGTTCCATGAACGCGATCTTGAGCTACTGCAGGGCCATATCGCCGTCGGGCACACCCGGTATTCGACGACCGGATCGCCGTCGTTCGAAAACGCTCAGCCCACCTTGGGCCCGACCCCGTTCGGAACCGTGGCGCTGGCTCACAACGGCAATCTGACGAACTTCGACGCCCTCGAAGCCATGGCCGATTCCCGCCGCGACCACGCAACGAAGGTCGTCGAGGAGGCCACGAAGAAGTCGGCCCGCACCCGCCCCTTCCGCGATTCTTCGAACGACACCTCCCTGGTCACCGAGCTCTTCGCGACCGAGGAGGGAGAGAGCCTCACCGAGGCGGCCCTGAGCCTGCTGCCCCATGTCGAAGGTGCGTTCTCGCTGGTCTATATGGACGAGCACACCCTCTACGCTGCCCGTGACCGTCACGGGGTCCGACCCCTGTCGCTGGGACGCTTGGAGAACGGCTGGGTCGTGGCCTCCGAGACCGCCGCACTCGATATCGTCGGCGCGAAATTCGTCCGCGACATCGAACCCGGCGAACTCATCGCCATCGACGAGGACGGTCTGCGTTCGCACCGCTTCGCCGAACCGAATCAGGCCCGCTGCGTCTTCGAATACGTCTACCTCGCGCGTCCCGACAGCAAGCTCAACGGCAAGAACGTCCACGCCGCGCGCACCCAGATGGGCAGGCAGCTGGCCGAAGAGTACCCGGTCGACGCCGACCTCGTCATCGCCACCCCAGAATCCGGAACCCCGGCGGCCGTCGGCTATGCCGAGGCCTCGGGCATCCCGTTCGGTCAGGGGCTGATGAAGAACGCCTATGTCGGACGCACGTTCATCCAGCCTTCGCAGACCCTGCGGCAGCTGGGCATCCGCCTCAAGCTCAACCCGATCCGGGAGAACATCGAAGGCCGGCGCCTCGTCGTCGTCGACGATTCGATTGTGCGCGGAAACACTCAACGGGCGCTGATCCGGATGCTGCGGGAGGCCGGAGCGGCCGAGGTGCATGTGCGCATCTCCTCCCCACCGGTGAAGTGGCCGTGCTTCTATGGCATCGACTTCGCCACCCGTGCCGAGCTCATCGCCAACGGACTGACCACGAACGAGATCTGCGAGAACCTCGGCGCGGACTCCCTGGGCTATATCTCTCTGGACGGCATGATCGCCGCCACCGAGCAGGAGCGCAGTCAGCTGTGCACCGCCTGCTTCTCGGGCGAGTACCCGATTCCCGTCAACAACACCCCCGCCGACAAAGGATGCTGA
- a CDS encoding universal stress protein — translation MSHTIIVGIDGSDNAECALQWAITHAQKTSAEIRIVSAYTVPGVNMSQADIVFPADFDSAVKKTVEDIAEAAAATVTEAAVPVSTTIAPGDASGVMVEHSKNAALAVVGARGRGGFTGRLLGSVALAMPAHSQCPTVVVPSTWPTRLMPTTPLPVDVPVRTTDGPVAEADGRTRPDFSGEVVAAVDPFETDTPVLRAAAAQAAIYGVPLRLVGVTATHILSPEWMPSEEHLIRMYDEAARAFTAAADSLTGDFPDLEVRFSVFDAPATEVLVSATYTADLMVIGSRGRGGFVATVLGSTSQGVLSHAVCPVRVVRVNRRQPGRRR, via the coding sequence ATGTCCCACACGATCATCGTCGGCATCGACGGTTCCGACAACGCCGAATGCGCCCTGCAGTGGGCGATCACTCACGCACAGAAGACATCCGCCGAGATCCGCATCGTCTCCGCCTACACCGTTCCGGGCGTCAACATGAGCCAAGCCGATATCGTCTTCCCCGCCGACTTCGACAGTGCCGTGAAGAAGACCGTCGAGGACATCGCCGAGGCAGCCGCCGCCACCGTCACCGAAGCCGCCGTTCCCGTGTCGACGACGATCGCTCCCGGTGACGCCTCCGGGGTGATGGTCGAACATTCGAAGAACGCCGCCCTCGCCGTCGTCGGAGCGCGCGGTCGCGGTGGGTTCACGGGCCGCCTCCTCGGGTCCGTGGCCCTGGCGATGCCCGCGCATTCGCAGTGCCCCACCGTCGTCGTTCCGAGCACATGGCCCACCCGGCTCATGCCGACGACGCCCCTGCCCGTCGACGTTCCCGTCCGCACGACAGATGGTCCCGTCGCCGAGGCGGACGGACGCACCCGCCCCGACTTCTCCGGGGAGGTCGTCGCCGCTGTCGATCCCTTCGAGACCGACACCCCGGTGCTGCGTGCCGCGGCCGCTCAGGCGGCGATCTACGGTGTTCCGCTGCGCCTCGTCGGGGTGACCGCCACGCACATCCTCTCGCCCGAGTGGATGCCCAGCGAGGAGCATCTCATCCGGATGTATGACGAAGCGGCGAGGGCCTTCACCGCAGCCGCCGATTCCCTGACGGGCGATTTCCCCGATCTCGAGGTACGGTTCTCGGTCTTCGACGCTCCCGCCACCGAGGTGCTCGTGTCCGCCACCTACACCGCCGACCTCATGGTCATCGGATCCCGTGGCCGCGGCGGGTTCGTCGCCACCGTTCTCGGGTCGACGTCACAGGGCGTGCTCTCGCATGCCGTGTGCCCGGTGCGGGTGGTGCGGGTCAACCGCCGTCAACCCGGTCGCCGCCGCTGA